The Peribacillus sp. FSL E2-0218 genome contains a region encoding:
- a CDS encoding VOC family protein — protein MTAITHIGLAVPDLDAAISWYEQVLGFKLLAGPYSFDASAEDKPNMTNDLLGNHVKKMRNAHLMADNQVGIELFEFQEPRMPPSKRDEYQGFFHICLISDDIERLADEIAQSGGKRRSDLWNTWKNKPYHLMYCEDPFGNIIELYSRSTELMYGNKD, from the coding sequence ATGACAGCAATTACGCACATCGGTTTGGCTGTGCCTGATTTGGATGCTGCGATTTCGTGGTATGAACAGGTGTTGGGATTCAAGTTATTGGCGGGTCCGTATTCGTTTGATGCCAGTGCCGAGGACAAGCCGAATATGACGAACGATCTTCTTGGCAATCATGTCAAAAAAATGCGCAATGCTCATTTGATGGCGGATAATCAGGTGGGAATCGAGCTTTTTGAATTCCAGGAGCCGAGGATGCCGCCGAGTAAACGTGATGAGTATCAGGGCTTTTTTCATATTTGCTTAATTTCGGATGATATTGAAAGACTCGCCGATGAGATTGCGCAATCCGGCGGTAAAAGGCGAAGCGATCTGTGGAATACTTGGAAGAACAAGCCGTACCATTTAATGTATTGTGAAGATCCTTTTGGCAATATCATTGAGTTATACAGCCGGAGCACGGAATTGATGTATGGCAATAAGGATTGA
- a CDS encoding S8 family serine peptidase, with amino-acid sequence MYKFIQAVLPVALLFMFLPHYQQEAAAAEVAPKADGVIVKYKETDDEPINELIEKVEVPKGQTTDKLIEKLEKRKNVEYAEPNYLFKKMEIPNDPAYIDQWHHKHLGTEAAWVKSMGSKEMIVAIIDDGIDRKHPDLTGKIVNAYDTVRNRKNILPEGQHGTHIAGIIAGSANNNIGGAGVAPNVKLMPINVFEGDYADTADIIKAIHYAIEKKAKIINMSLGVNMYSEALNKAVQEAAKKGILIAAAAGNEGDMGKKVQRVYPAAYSNVISVAATDEKDKRPYYSNYDSTVDIAAPGDEILSTLPHGKYGWMSGTSMATPMVAGVAALIWSNEPKLNKTEVEYRLYDSAKDLGTKGKDIYYGNGRVNAKKALEMKTLTRPSVKKISDKDIKITGSIPADFHTGTVSIYTDKKQLATLKINGEKVFTAPIAKQTAGTVISTRVTDPSGNKSVPVSFKVEDKTAPIKPSVNTVGDNTVKVTGKAEAGSSVTVKNRSTALGKANANSGGTFTVTLSKKQKAGTVLTIAATDKAGNTSPVKTMTVADKTAPGKPTVDKVTTKTTIVTGKAEANSTVSIKVSGKVIGSATATNKGTFSVRIPKQKAGKNLYVSAKDKARNVSEARKVTVKK; translated from the coding sequence ATGTACAAATTTATTCAGGCGGTATTGCCAGTTGCCTTGCTGTTCATGTTCCTGCCACATTATCAGCAAGAGGCTGCAGCTGCAGAGGTGGCTCCGAAAGCGGATGGTGTCATTGTCAAATATAAAGAGACGGATGATGAGCCGATTAATGAGCTGATCGAGAAGGTCGAGGTTCCAAAAGGACAAACGACCGACAAGCTGATCGAAAAGCTTGAGAAACGGAAGAATGTCGAGTATGCCGAACCGAACTATCTGTTCAAGAAGATGGAAATACCGAACGATCCAGCTTACATAGACCAGTGGCATCACAAACATCTTGGAACGGAAGCGGCCTGGGTAAAATCGATGGGCTCGAAGGAGATGATCGTGGCGATCATCGACGATGGAATCGACCGCAAACATCCGGATTTGACAGGGAAAATCGTCAACGCCTATGATACGGTCCGTAACCGGAAGAATATCTTGCCGGAAGGGCAGCACGGGACACATATCGCCGGGATCATTGCTGGAAGTGCAAACAATAACATCGGCGGAGCGGGTGTTGCACCTAATGTAAAGCTGATGCCAATCAACGTTTTTGAAGGTGATTATGCCGATACGGCCGATATCATCAAGGCGATACATTATGCGATTGAGAAAAAAGCGAAGATTATCAATATGAGTCTTGGAGTCAACATGTATTCGGAGGCGTTGAATAAAGCCGTACAGGAAGCAGCGAAAAAAGGCATCTTGATTGCCGCGGCTGCCGGCAATGAAGGCGATATGGGGAAAAAGGTGCAGCGGGTATACCCAGCTGCATACAGTAACGTCATTTCCGTTGCGGCCACGGACGAAAAGGACAAGCGCCCCTATTATTCCAATTACGATTCAACCGTGGATATTGCAGCCCCTGGAGATGAGATCCTTTCAACCTTGCCACATGGAAAATATGGCTGGATGAGCGGAACATCGATGGCCACGCCCATGGTGGCGGGGGTAGCGGCCCTCATTTGGTCAAATGAGCCTAAGCTCAACAAAACGGAGGTTGAATATCGCCTCTATGATTCAGCGAAGGATCTTGGCACGAAAGGGAAGGACATCTACTATGGAAACGGGAGGGTCAATGCCAAAAAGGCTCTTGAGATGAAGACGCTGACCAGGCCGAGCGTCAAAAAGATTTCCGATAAGGACATCAAGATCACTGGGAGCATCCCAGCCGATTTCCATACGGGAACCGTCTCGATTTATACCGATAAGAAACAGCTGGCCACATTGAAAATCAATGGCGAGAAGGTATTCACGGCGCCGATTGCCAAACAAACAGCCGGGACCGTGATCTCTACGAGGGTCACCGATCCCTCGGGAAATAAAAGTGTGCCCGTTTCATTCAAAGTCGAAGATAAAACGGCACCAATTAAACCGTCAGTCAATACGGTAGGTGACAATACGGTAAAAGTAACAGGCAAAGCCGAAGCGGGCTCTTCCGTCACGGTCAAAAACCGGAGCACTGCCCTCGGCAAAGCAAATGCCAACAGCGGAGGCACCTTCACCGTAACGCTGTCAAAAAAACAAAAAGCCGGTACCGTCCTCACGATTGCTGCAACGGATAAAGCTGGCAATACAAGCCCGGTCAAAACCATGACCGTCGCAGACAAAACCGCACCTGGTAAACCGACGGTCGACAAGGTCACGACAAAAACGACGATCGTCACAGGCAAAGCCGAAGCCAATTCCACTGTATCCATCAAGGTATCAGGGAAAGTGATCGGCTCGGCAACCGCAACGAATAAAGGCACCTTCTCGGTGAGGATCCCGAAACAAAAAGCAGGGAAGAACCTCTATGTTTCCGCTAAAGACAAAGCGAGAAATGTAAGTGAAGCAAGAAAAGTCACGGTTAAAAAGTAA
- a CDS encoding ABC transporter ATP-binding protein produces MLNIEDINVYYGNIQALKGVSLSINEGEIVTLIGANGAGKSTMLKTVSGLLKPKQGKILYEGQSIGGKAAQSIVKMGISHVPEGRRVFANMSVEENLQLGAYLRKDKAGIKQDMEKVYELFPRLLERLKQQSGTLSGGEQQMLAMGRALMAKPRLLLLDEPSMGLAPLLVKQIFHIIEEINKTGTTILLVEQNANLALSIADRAYVVETGRIVLSGKSEELTASEEIKNAYLGGH; encoded by the coding sequence ATGCTGAATATCGAGGACATTAACGTCTATTACGGAAACATTCAAGCCTTGAAGGGAGTCTCGCTTTCCATCAACGAAGGTGAAATCGTGACGTTGATCGGTGCGAACGGTGCCGGCAAGAGTACGATGCTGAAAACCGTTTCCGGATTATTAAAACCAAAGCAAGGCAAGATCTTATATGAAGGGCAGTCGATCGGCGGAAAGGCTGCGCAATCGATCGTGAAAATGGGCATCTCCCATGTTCCCGAAGGCCGCCGTGTCTTTGCTAACATGTCCGTTGAAGAAAATCTTCAGCTTGGCGCCTATTTACGCAAGGATAAGGCAGGCATCAAGCAGGATATGGAGAAGGTTTATGAATTATTCCCGCGTTTACTTGAACGCCTGAAGCAGCAATCCGGAACGCTTTCCGGAGGGGAACAGCAAATGCTCGCAATGGGCAGGGCGCTGATGGCCAAGCCCCGGCTGCTTCTATTGGACGAGCCATCGATGGGACTTGCTCCATTATTGGTGAAACAAATCTTTCATATAATAGAAGAAATCAATAAGACGGGAACGACGATCCTGCTTGTCGAGCAAAATGCCAACTTGGCCCTATCCATCGCTGACAGAGCCTATGTGGTCGAAACGGGGCGGATTGTCCTATCTGGTAAATCAGAGGAACTGACAGCAAGTGAAGAAATCAAGAATGCCTATTTAGGCGGACATTAA
- a CDS encoding ABC transporter ATP-binding protein, with amino-acid sequence MKTKTPLLKVDSVGIQFGGLKAVSDVNVELYPGELVGLIGPNGAGKTTFFNLLTGVYVPTEGTISLEGEDLKKRPPYKITQKGISRTFQNIRLFSELSVIDNVKVAYHSLSKHSILSSILRMPIHFKGEKEMDEKAIEFLKIFNLDQYKDEKAKNLPYGKQRRLEIARALAANPKLLLLDEPAAGMNPQETHELMNLIALIREKFDLTVLLIEHDMPLVMGVCERIYVLDHGQLIAQGRPEEIRNNPKVIEAYLGEEVS; translated from the coding sequence ATGAAAACAAAAACACCGCTGCTTAAGGTCGATTCGGTCGGTATTCAATTCGGGGGGCTTAAGGCCGTTTCCGATGTAAACGTCGAGCTATACCCAGGTGAATTGGTTGGATTGATCGGACCGAATGGTGCTGGGAAAACCACTTTCTTCAACCTGTTGACAGGGGTTTACGTCCCGACCGAAGGAACGATTTCCTTGGAAGGGGAGGACTTGAAAAAACGGCCGCCCTATAAAATCACACAAAAGGGTATCAGCAGGACCTTTCAAAACATTCGCTTGTTCAGTGAGCTATCCGTCATCGATAATGTAAAGGTTGCCTATCATTCCCTTTCGAAGCATAGCATTTTAAGCTCGATTCTCCGCATGCCGATCCATTTTAAAGGGGAGAAGGAGATGGATGAGAAGGCGATTGAGTTCCTGAAAATCTTCAACCTTGATCAATATAAAGACGAGAAGGCGAAGAACCTGCCATATGGCAAACAAAGACGATTGGAAATCGCACGAGCGCTTGCCGCCAATCCGAAACTGCTTTTGCTCGATGAACCGGCAGCGGGCATGAACCCTCAAGAAACGCATGAGCTGATGAACTTGATCGCCCTCATCCGTGAGAAATTCGATTTGACCGTCTTATTGATCGAGCATGATATGCCGCTTGTCATGGGAGTTTGCGAACGCATATACGTACTGGATCATGGACAGCTGATCGCTCAAGGGCGGCCTGAGGAAATCCGCAACAACCCGAAAGTCATCGAGGCCTATCTGGGCGAGGAGGTTTCATAA
- a CDS encoding branched-chain amino acid ABC transporter permease — MTTIKRAKGFWLSISLSLIFFAIIQVLIGGGSLNPFYQNTLMFIGINIILAASLHLIIGITGQFSIGHAGFLAVGAYASAVMTMKLNMPFTLALIVGGLTAALAGLIIGIPSLRLKGDYLAIATLGFGEIVRIVLLNIDYVGGASGMQVSHLTTWPWVFASVLVTVIVIRNFTSSTHGRACISIREDETAADSMGINTTYYKVVAFAIGAFFAGIAGALYAHNFYIIQPSNFGFLKSFDILILVVLGGLGSLSGAVLAAVLLTVVTTFLQDYPETRMIIYSLVLIVMMIYRPQGLMGTKEITSMFKRKGGSSHENKNTAA; from the coding sequence ATGACTACAATTAAGCGAGCAAAAGGTTTTTGGCTCTCGATTTCATTATCATTGATCTTTTTCGCCATCATACAGGTGTTGATCGGCGGCGGATCGCTCAATCCTTTTTATCAAAATACGCTCATGTTCATCGGGATCAATATCATTCTGGCAGCAAGCCTGCACTTGATCATCGGGATAACGGGGCAGTTTTCCATCGGGCATGCAGGATTCCTTGCAGTCGGGGCATACGCTTCAGCCGTCATGACGATGAAGTTGAACATGCCATTCACGCTAGCGTTGATAGTCGGCGGTTTGACAGCGGCGCTTGCCGGCCTGATCATCGGAATCCCAAGCTTGCGTCTAAAAGGTGACTACCTGGCGATAGCGACCCTCGGCTTTGGTGAAATCGTCCGGATCGTGCTTTTGAACATCGATTATGTTGGCGGTGCGAGCGGCATGCAGGTTTCCCATTTGACGACTTGGCCGTGGGTATTCGCTTCCGTCCTTGTGACGGTCATCGTCATCAGGAACTTCACGAGCTCGACACATGGAAGGGCTTGCATATCGATCCGTGAGGACGAGACGGCCGCCGACTCGATGGGGATCAATACGACCTATTACAAAGTTGTCGCGTTTGCGATCGGTGCATTTTTCGCCGGCATCGCCGGAGCGCTTTATGCCCATAACTTCTATATCATCCAGCCATCGAACTTCGGGTTCCTGAAGTCATTCGATATCTTGATCCTAGTCGTGCTTGGCGGACTTGGAAGCTTGTCAGGAGCAGTGTTGGCTGCCGTATTACTTACTGTGGTCACGACATTCCTCCAAGATTATCCGGAAACGCGGATGATCATTTACAGTCTTGTGCTTATCGTCATGATGATTTATCGTCCGCAAGGTTTAATGGGGACGAAAGAAATAACTTCCATGTTCAAACGTAAAGGAGGCAGCAGCCATGAAAACAAAAACACCGCTGCTTAA
- a CDS encoding branched-chain amino acid ABC transporter permease — MELIQQLINGVSLGSIYALIALGYTMVYGIVKLINFAHGDVFMVGSFVGFYSITVLDLSFVPALLIAMTVCALFGVLIERIAYKPLRNATRIAALITAIGVSLLIEYGFIYVRGAQPEAYPNDVLPTDKFDIFGVSINSQSILIFGVAVVLMIILQIIVHKTKIGKAMRAVSFDADAAKLMGINVNNTISATFAIGSALAGAAGVIFGIYYIKIEPLMGVLPGLKAFVAAVLGGIGIIPGAMVGGLLLGVIEALVSAAGYSLWRDAVAFVVLILILIFMPQGLFGKNKKEKV, encoded by the coding sequence ATGGAATTGATACAGCAGTTAATAAACGGGGTTTCATTAGGAAGCATTTATGCCCTTATCGCTCTCGGTTATACGATGGTTTACGGGATTGTAAAATTGATTAACTTTGCACATGGTGATGTCTTCATGGTTGGTTCATTCGTAGGGTTTTATTCGATAACGGTTCTGGATCTGTCATTCGTGCCGGCTTTGTTAATTGCGATGACGGTCTGTGCACTCTTTGGAGTATTGATCGAGCGCATTGCCTACAAGCCATTGCGTAACGCAACACGGATCGCCGCACTCATCACGGCAATCGGGGTTTCCCTGTTGATCGAATATGGCTTCATCTATGTCCGCGGCGCACAACCGGAAGCCTATCCGAATGATGTATTGCCGACTGATAAGTTCGATATTTTTGGAGTATCGATCAATAGCCAATCGATATTGATCTTTGGAGTCGCTGTCGTTTTAATGATCATTCTTCAAATCATCGTCCATAAAACCAAAATCGGCAAGGCGATGCGTGCCGTTTCCTTCGATGCGGATGCTGCCAAGCTGATGGGGATAAATGTTAATAACACGATCTCTGCCACCTTTGCAATCGGTTCCGCATTAGCGGGGGCAGCTGGTGTCATTTTCGGGATTTATTATATTAAGATCGAGCCGCTTATGGGTGTGCTTCCTGGACTTAAGGCTTTTGTCGCCGCCGTACTTGGCGGGATCGGGATCATTCCGGGTGCGATGGTCGGGGGATTATTGCTTGGTGTCATCGAGGCCTTGGTCAGTGCCGCAGGTTACTCATTATGGCGTGATGCGGTAGCTTTCGTCGTACTGATTCTTATCTTGATTTTCATGCCACAAGGCTTATTCGGTAAAAACAAAAAAGAAAAAGTATAG
- a CDS encoding ABC transporter substrate-binding protein, giving the protein MKKKKLAGAFLSLTLAAGMLAGCGGSGSSDKSSGDGDTIKIGVNLELSGGVASYGQSIAEGLELATEEINKEGIDGKKIKLIKVDNKSEASEATSGAIKLTSQDKVAAIVGAATSTNSIAQVQIAQDNKVPVISPSGTSPEITFSKDKLNDYIFRTSFIDPFQGTVAANFASKEIKAKSAAIYIDSASDYSKGLAAAFKEQFEKNGGKIVAEEAYIAKDTDFRSTLTRLKSAKPDFIFLPGYYEEAGLIVKQARETGLDVPFMGGDGWDSPKLVEIAGAKALNKTYITNHYSSGDPDEKIQNFVSAFKAKYKDKSPDAFNALGYDTGYFLADAIKRAGSAEPTKIKEALEKTKNLQLVTGTFTLDEKHNPIKSATILEFKDGKQVFNTKINP; this is encoded by the coding sequence ATGAAGAAGAAAAAACTAGCAGGTGCATTTCTTTCTCTAACACTTGCGGCAGGCATGCTAGCGGGTTGCGGCGGCTCTGGTTCATCAGATAAATCGAGCGGGGACGGTGATACGATCAAGATCGGTGTCAACCTTGAATTATCAGGCGGTGTAGCCTCTTATGGCCAATCGATTGCCGAAGGCCTTGAGCTGGCGACAGAGGAAATCAATAAAGAAGGCATTGACGGTAAAAAAATCAAACTTATCAAAGTCGATAATAAATCCGAAGCATCCGAAGCAACAAGCGGGGCAATCAAGCTTACCTCACAAGATAAGGTGGCGGCGATCGTAGGTGCGGCGACAAGCACGAACTCGATTGCACAGGTGCAAATTGCACAGGATAATAAAGTCCCGGTCATCTCGCCTTCAGGTACAAGCCCGGAAATCACTTTCAGCAAAGATAAATTGAACGACTACATCTTCAGGACAAGCTTCATCGATCCGTTCCAAGGAACGGTTGCTGCGAATTTCGCGTCCAAAGAAATCAAAGCGAAAAGTGCAGCCATCTATATCGACAGCGCAAGCGATTATTCAAAAGGATTAGCGGCAGCCTTTAAAGAGCAATTCGAAAAAAATGGCGGAAAGATCGTCGCAGAGGAAGCCTACATTGCAAAGGATACCGATTTCCGCTCCACATTGACTCGCCTGAAATCAGCGAAACCGGATTTCATCTTCCTTCCTGGTTACTATGAGGAAGCTGGCTTGATCGTGAAACAGGCACGGGAAACTGGACTGGATGTTCCGTTCATGGGCGGCGACGGCTGGGATTCCCCTAAGCTAGTGGAAATTGCCGGTGCAAAGGCGTTGAATAAAACGTACATCACGAACCACTATTCTTCAGGAGATCCTGATGAGAAAATTCAGAATTTTGTGTCTGCATTCAAGGCGAAATACAAAGATAAATCTCCGGATGCCTTTAACGCACTTGGCTATGACACAGGATATTTCCTAGCGGATGCAATCAAGCGTGCTGGTTCAGCGGAACCGACAAAGATCAAAGAAGCGCTGGAAAAAACGAAAAATCTTCAGCTTGTAACTGGTACCTTTACATTGGATGAAAAACATAATCCGATCAAATCAGCTACCATCCTTGAATTCAAAGACGGAAAACAAGTATTCAACACAAAGATCAATCCTTAA
- a CDS encoding ABC transporter substrate-binding protein has translation MKKKKLAGVFLSLSLVAGVLAGCGDSKTSSSSGGSSNSGDTIKIGANLELSGGTASFGQSAADGLKLAIAEINKEGINGKKLKIVKVDNKSDAAEATSGSIKLVSQDKVVAVVGSATSTNTLAQVQVAQDNKVPLITPTATNPDITNKAGKVNDYVFRTCFIDPFQGTVAANFASDEVGAKTAAIYVDSASDYSKGLAAAFKEAFTAKGGKIVAEEAYVTKDTDFRSTLTRIKSAKPEFVFLPGYYEEVGLILKQARENGIDLPFMGGDGWDSPKVVEIAGADALKNTYITNHYSPEDEDAKIQDFVAAFKKEYNKTPDAFAALGYDTGYYLADAIKRSGDASSEKIRKALEDVKDLQLVSGTLNLDKNHDPIKSATILEYVDGKQTFKTKINP, from the coding sequence ATGAAGAAGAAGAAGCTAGCAGGAGTGTTTCTATCACTTTCATTGGTTGCTGGGGTGCTCGCAGGTTGCGGCGACTCGAAAACCAGCAGTTCAAGCGGAGGTTCATCCAATTCGGGTGACACGATTAAAATCGGAGCCAACCTTGAGCTGTCAGGAGGTACGGCATCATTCGGCCAATCGGCTGCAGATGGTTTGAAACTGGCCATCGCTGAAATTAATAAAGAGGGCATCAACGGAAAAAAACTGAAAATCGTCAAGGTTGATAATAAATCCGATGCGGCAGAAGCGACAAGCGGCTCGATTAAACTGGTCAGTCAGGACAAGGTAGTGGCTGTGGTCGGTTCGGCTACAAGCACGAACACATTGGCACAGGTTCAGGTCGCGCAGGATAATAAGGTTCCTTTAATCACACCGACGGCAACAAACCCCGACATCACCAATAAAGCTGGAAAAGTAAATGATTATGTGTTCAGGACGTGCTTCATCGATCCGTTTCAAGGAACGGTTGCAGCCAATTTCGCTTCTGACGAAGTAGGGGCGAAGACAGCTGCGATCTATGTGGATAGCGCAAGTGACTATTCCAAAGGGTTGGCCGCTGCCTTTAAAGAGGCGTTCACTGCCAAAGGTGGCAAAATCGTAGCGGAAGAGGCCTATGTCACAAAAGATACGGATTTCCGCTCGACATTGACACGTATTAAATCGGCCAAGCCAGAGTTCGTCTTCCTTCCTGGTTATTATGAAGAAGTCGGATTGATCTTGAAGCAGGCCCGGGAAAATGGCATAGACCTTCCTTTCATGGGCGGAGATGGCTGGGATTCACCGAAGGTCGTTGAAATTGCCGGCGCCGACGCTTTGAAAAATACGTATATCACCAATCACTATTCACCAGAAGATGAAGATGCAAAAATCCAGGATTTCGTTGCCGCCTTCAAAAAGGAGTACAATAAAACACCGGATGCCTTTGCCGCGCTTGGCTATGATACTGGATACTATCTGGCGGATGCCATCAAAAGGTCTGGCGATGCATCATCAGAAAAAATCAGGAAAGCATTGGAAGATGTCAAGGATCTTCAATTAGTTTCAGGTACACTGAACCTCGATAAAAATCATGATCCCATCAAATCGGCCACCATCCTGGAATACGTGGATGGCAAACAAACATTCAAGACAAAAATCAATCCATAA
- a CDS encoding tRNA threonylcarbamoyladenosine dehydratase: MLHQFSRNELAIGKEGIDLLKNTTVAVLGVGGVGSFSAEALARTGIGRIILVDKDDVDITNVNRQIHALLSTVGQPKAELMKNRIQDINPDCEVIALKMFYTEETFEEFFSYGLDYVIDASDTVIYKMHVMKECLKRNIKVISSMGAANKMDPTRFQIADISKTHTDPLAKVIRTRLRKEGITKGIPVVFSDESPIVIREDVRKEVGNDEAKIRKAQMPPSSNAFVPSVAGLIAASWVINDLLKEVDVRRVND, encoded by the coding sequence ATGCTGCATCAGTTTTCACGTAATGAATTAGCAATTGGCAAGGAAGGCATTGATTTACTGAAAAACACGACCGTGGCTGTCCTAGGGGTAGGCGGTGTAGGGTCTTTTTCAGCTGAAGCATTGGCCCGTACCGGGATCGGCCGTATCATTCTAGTGGATAAGGACGATGTCGACATCACCAATGTAAACAGGCAGATTCATGCTCTTTTATCTACAGTCGGCCAACCGAAGGCGGAATTGATGAAAAATCGCATTCAAGACATCAATCCAGACTGCGAAGTGATCGCCCTGAAAATGTTTTATACAGAAGAAACGTTTGAAGAGTTTTTCAGTTATGGCCTCGATTATGTCATTGATGCCTCCGATACGGTGATATATAAGATGCATGTGATGAAGGAGTGCCTGAAGCGGAATATCAAGGTGATTTCAAGCATGGGGGCCGCTAACAAAATGGACCCGACACGTTTTCAAATTGCCGATATTTCCAAAACGCATACCGACCCGCTTGCGAAGGTCATCCGTACAAGATTGCGTAAAGAGGGCATCACAAAGGGAATTCCGGTTGTTTTCTCCGACGAAAGTCCGATCGTCATTCGTGAGGATGTTCGCAAAGAAGTCGGCAATGACGAAGCAAAAATCCGTAAAGCCCAAATGCCGCCGTCCTCGAATGCATTCGTGCCATCCGTAGCTGGATTGATTGCAGCCAGCTGGGTGATCAATGATCTACTAAAAGAAGTGGACGTCCGACGTGTAAACGATTGA
- a CDS encoding M20 family metallopeptidase, which yields MRALRDLLNAKRKEMLQLVEQLVNIDSGSYTKKGIDEIGLILKAKFEGLDFIVDIVKQKDYGNQLVIQHREAVQPHILVVAHMDTVFPEGTALKRPFKVKGNRAFGPGVADMKASLVAIFYAILCLKQTGQTGYKHVQIILNSDEEIGSPSSSSLIAEKAAKKKYALVLEPARVDGSLVTARRGCGQFKLDIAGVAAHSGIEPEKGRSAIEELAHKIIDLHQLNDRKKGISVNVGMIEGGSAVNTIASHAAGFVDVRITEKRQEDVILKQMKKICAKSYIPGTKTTLTGKMDRSPMEKTEKTNMLLETIRQAGKEIGIHITDTATGGGSDASFTAELGIPTVDGLGPIGGNAHSEEEYLEIPSLAERTLLLATVIQKLSKMN from the coding sequence GTGAGGGCTTTGAGAGACTTATTGAATGCTAAGCGGAAAGAGATGCTGCAGCTAGTGGAGCAGCTGGTGAATATCGATAGCGGATCTTATACAAAAAAGGGCATAGATGAAATTGGCTTGATATTGAAGGCGAAGTTTGAAGGTTTGGATTTTATTGTGGATATCGTGAAGCAAAAGGATTATGGGAATCAGCTGGTCATTCAGCATCGTGAAGCGGTTCAGCCTCATATTTTGGTTGTCGCGCATATGGATACGGTTTTTCCTGAGGGGACGGCGCTGAAGCGTCCTTTCAAAGTAAAGGGAAATCGGGCTTTTGGGCCTGGTGTGGCTGATATGAAGGCGAGCTTGGTCGCGATCTTTTATGCGATCCTTTGCTTGAAGCAGACGGGGCAGACAGGCTATAAGCATGTTCAAATCATTTTGAACAGTGATGAGGAGATTGGTTCTCCGTCGTCATCTTCCCTCATAGCTGAAAAGGCGGCGAAAAAGAAGTATGCGTTGGTTCTCGAACCGGCAAGGGTGGATGGGTCTTTGGTCACGGCGAGACGAGGCTGCGGCCAATTCAAGTTAGATATAGCCGGAGTGGCGGCCCATTCGGGGATCGAGCCTGAAAAGGGAAGAAGTGCCATTGAGGAATTGGCGCATAAGATCATTGACTTACATCAATTGAATGATCGGAAGAAGGGGATCAGCGTCAATGTCGGCATGATCGAGGGGGGCTCTGCGGTGAATACCATCGCTTCTCATGCGGCCGGTTTTGTCGATGTACGGATCACGGAAAAAAGGCAGGAAGATGTCATTCTTAAGCAAATGAAAAAAATTTGTGCCAAGTCATACATTCCAGGAACGAAAACGACATTGACCGGGAAAATGGATCGGTCTCCGATGGAAAAGACCGAGAAAACGAATATGCTTTTGGAGACCATTCGCCAAGCGGGGAAGGAGATCGGCATCCATATCACCGATACGGCCACGGGCGGCGGTTCGGATGCTTCCTTTACGGCCGAGTTGGGTATCCCGACAGTGGATGGGCTGGGACCGATTGGCGGGAACGCTCACAGTGAAGAAGAATATCTGGAAATACCGAGCCTGGCAGAACGGACTTTGCTGCTGGCGACCGTCATTCAAAAATTATCAAAAATGAACTAG